caagtgatggtatctggggctaatggtcaaacggaaggacggacggacaagggcaaatctatatgcccccccccaccgagtgggggcataaaatgcagcaattaggccttagatacatgagttatcactaaatttgaccaaatgaccgggggtcgttttttttatgggagtcaatattcttcgtgaggttcagtttacttcacgtgggggagtcatagtactatgatctggaggtcataatactatgaccgggtggtcactttttctatagaataatgaccggagggtcattattctatgggggtcgaaatacttcattacaccggcactaGGTGCATGTGCGTGTCTGTATGTGTGTGAGTGTTGAGTGGGTGTGTTGTGAGGCGAGGGGCGTTGCACTTTCATTATCTCGCATTTGAAGACTCGACGACGTGGATTCAGTCTAAGCTTCCAAATGGCATTTAAATCTGTAGTAAAGATGTGTAATTCATGGGATAAATGTCCTCGAACTTGCTACTTACCGCAAGTTTGGCAAACACCACTTGATGCATCTTTACATCCACATAACGTGATGGTACTGCTATGACTTTTATTCAGTTAGGAACGGTtatgaataaaaagtaaaactcattttgatatattagaattttttaacatttattttgaatttccaTAATATAGTCAAAACTGCTGATGTTTTTCTACAATTTCTGGAACTCACGATGTCCttcctgaaattaaaaaaaaaaatgaattaatgaaatattgcatgTTCTTTAACTCGAACAGTCTTGTGTAAGAAGACAGGAAGGGTTATTGCGCATTGCACAGTCATTCAGAGGTATGTTCTGATAAAACATCAAACTTGAACGACACCATTTTGCACATCATTAAAACAAAGAGCGTGACGGAACATGGACGGAACGGATATACAGTCGACAGTAGTAACCCAAATGACCGACTCCTCCATCTGGGGGATAGgacaagatacagaagatgctttCTCTCCAGTTCTAAGCTTCGTACCAGGGGTAAAACACCTATACATGAAACACTTATCCAAATGTTAGTAAGTTTTAGTCGGAGGTGcgagggatcgaactcacgacattTAGTTTCGTAGTCAGagagtgttaccactggaccgctACGTCTGTCCTAGTAAGTAACAACtggaaaatgaatgttttattcTGATGTGCAGGCCCGtgtgcaggttttttttttgctgggggggggggggggggggcaacctGGGGTGGGTACGGGAGGAGTATCCCTCCCGATgtcgattttttttaatatggtacatgaaaagatgcattttcctgctacctgatacacctttaaggatgcatgaatgtattatatatttaaggaaaagtatatattttttaatcatttcatcaagccttttcaatgtatgtatgattgtacagtcaaaGTGTACGGACTTCATTTtgggttgcgggtttatcccgctaccaaagttaagtgtatttctgacaataatgtagcatctttatttgattccaaatcacatccaaaggatgttcatgtgctacacaaagtagtcccattcatgaacaatgcggatgaattatcaatgatcaagcagttcttattcatcctctatccattcacactggccatttagattatataagatctgtcaatgattaggtattccagcccatggttacaccactgacttccagctgttcatgtaaggtcaggcagagtttatcttagatatgaggcacataagtatttgtttcttatacatgtatatttatagatcggcatttaaaatgaaaataaatctagcaaaacccgcaaccaccagacatctcaaggctttgattctgtatgatacccaggtctcagtgtattggctctgatatctaccaatccaatgtataaccagctaccagtaataaagaagctagtggtttgaaaatcaacgttatttatcataaaaaataatatgtgtaatttcactaaaaaaaagttatcaaaaactgcTAAAAATTGTAGATAGATctacaaaatgacatgatttgtagaaaaatgatttactaagttcacaaataagtattaataataaaataaataaaaacacaaaaatattttttgaactttttctgcatttcttgcgttctaagcaaatataatgaaaaactacCCACTACCCAATAAAGTACCGCATTTAAAAGCAAGCGATCAACGAAGCatgtacagataaacttttacctgtaacatatgcctggggctaatttccactacccggatacggttttatggctcttgaGCCtatgtattgctgtcaaatcaaaccaattgcgctggtgtataaatttgttaattgaggggcccgtagtaataaaaatcgtaactagccagccagctgtgtgtgtgtgggggggggggggcaggccCCCTTGCCCCCCCCCCACCTTGACACGTGAGGGGCGGGCCCCCttgccccccacctggacacgtgcctgggTGTTTTACCGAGTCATAAGATGTTGAAAGAAAAGTACTACAGAAAGGAACACATTTTCATTAATCAAATGAGTGcgagttattttattatttgtgtgTAAAATGTactaaacaataaaaacaaaaggcACGCTGGAAATTTTTCCACCAAGATCTCACTTGTAGTGATTTTCTTTCcaataaaaaagaactgtttggGAGAATGAGTATTCAATATTAATGTTAAAGTACCATCAAAAGAGTCCTGACAAAGGTTCTTTATTCTACATGTTTCTATGTATAATAATTACAGCATGACCGTTTTAAACAGATTAAAtatactgaagaatattttgttaCCTGTGACTGCATATTTTGCCTGGTTTGTCACTGAACTATCCAACCCCTGTCTCCTTTGCTTCACTTTCCGCACCAGATCCTCAAGAGCTGCGAATCTTTCCTCAGTATAACGCGGTGGTCTGATAGTGGCCACAAGAAATGACAGAGGGTCGCGTTTGAGGTCAGGAGATATGTTTCCATGGTATGGCTTTGCCTTTCTGAAGTGAACTTCTTTACCTGCAAATTGTTTCATTGCAATTTAAGCCCTTTATACTGAAGGTAGGTTCATACGTTACGATTCAAGAAAATATCGCTGACTAAGCTATATGCGACcatatttcaaatacaaaaacaaGTAGTCCTACATTGGGCTTTTCTTAAATATGGAATATCAGTCAGTGATATACTTTGTTTAGCACATGTATTTACTTAGTCAAAATAGTTCACAAATTACCGATGATTTAAAATAAGTAATGCCACCAGATTTCAAGTTAAACGAGCATTACATCTAAACAAATTGCTAAATTAAAAAAAGTGACAAAGTACCTTGTGCTCTGGCAAATATATCAGCCTGTTTATTGAATCTTTTCTCTAACACTTCAAGTTGTTGCAGAATTTCATCATTGCTGAGGTATCTGTCGTCTGGATAGACAAAGTCAGACGGCTCAGAAGATGGAACTCTTACTTCAAAACTTTCCTCCACACCTCTCTTACAGATTCTGATGCTTCCAAATGCCCTGGTCAAGGCTCTTGCAAATGCGCCGATCTTACTTCTGTTGATATTTCTAGAAAGGCACTTCCAAACGCTGTTCCTTGTTTTAGTGCCAATCTCAGCTTCCATTTCTGGCAAATATTTAAAGACAATGTGAAGAATGCAGTTGATAGCTATGAAGGATTTTTGACGTTTTGACGTCGTTGCGTAGTAGCGTCATGGTAATGGCGTTCTCGCATATACGTATTTTCAGTCTCGTGAGATTTCATTTCGTTCGGCCTACCTTGAAGATGCGTACGTTTTCTCCGTACTCTCGGAAATTTCGCTTGATTCTGATAGCGTTTTTGCTGATAATTTTCTGATTACTTGGTGAATTTTGATCGTCGCAACAAGGAAAACGAGCCATGCTTTTCATCGCATAAAGATCTGCtcaaatacaatatttattttggtTTGCGGATCCGAAGAAAGTCTTTTCATTTGACGAAAATAGAATGTGTTTCCTCGTCCTATCGATTGCAAACAAATTCTTATGGTTATTATGCTACAGTCGAGTTAGCTCCTTCGGGCACCAGCGCTCGAACTCGCGAGTTAGGGGCGAGAGGCTACCATACTATCCCATTTGCTACCTGTTTCAAATAACGATAACagatgttttaacttttatacatCCAAGAGTGTCAAGAAATAACAACTGGAACAACTATTTAATCATGctaatttctttcataaaaagtcttcaaatgaaagaaatataaaaccgAATATTCAAGACTGGTAGCTGTTTTGCGGTAGACTTGCTGTTAAAATGCTTTCCCTGAAAGAAGAAACGACCGTTTATTAGCTCATGAAGTGGTACATCCGGAATCAATTTCATAGTAAGATTTGTTACTCAAATTTTTTACCTAAGTAGGTCGGAGAAGTAATGGTAAACAATAGCTGTGCAATATTCCCCTTAAAGCttgcatttttattaaagttatgtCGGAAATTATGTGTGCAGGTATATTGCTTAACAAACGCTCAAACAGTGGAGTTTTCACTCTATCTAAAAATGTAAAGTAAGAGCGACAAAATGAAACACATTTTCATTGTTCCATTGGGAGGAATTTGTCAGAGAAATTAGGATGTTAAATTGTGTGCCAAACACACGTTATATAACAAAACTGACGAAAGAACGACGCACAACTGGCTAAATTGAGAAGAATTGGTGCACGTTTTAGTAACATGATCCAGAGAAAGTTTAAAGGATTGGCAGCCAGTGCTAAGATTTTTTATACAGCTTGAACAAGTTATAAATACTGATTGATTAAAGTTAAACTAAAAGGGTTTGCATGAAAAATAAGGAGTTTTAGGAAACATAAATGAAGTTGAACAATGCAACAAGAAAACAAGGGAGTGTTGTAAAGCTATAAGGGTGTACGTTTTCCCTTAAATGTTTCGCAgacgcattttttttaaatcttttaaaaccaactgaaatatacaataaatattacaaatcaaTGTCCATCAACAATatggtaaaacatattttgtatgacaCAGTGTTTTAGGATATTATGTTACCTCTCACTGTAATTTTTGTCTGGTTGTCACTGAGCTCTCCGACCTCTGTCTCCTTTACTTTAGCTACGTGACAGGAACTGCAGATCTTTCTTCTGTTCAACGGGTAGATCTAATAGCGGTCACTAGAAATGTTAGAGAGTCAGGTTTGGTGTCTGGGAATATGTTTCCGTCGCATGACTTTGCCTTT
This Mercenaria mercenaria strain notata chromosome 17, MADL_Memer_1, whole genome shotgun sequence DNA region includes the following protein-coding sequences:
- the LOC123537580 gene encoding uncharacterized protein LOC123537580; protein product: MEAEIGTKTRNSVWKCLSRNINRSKIGAFARALTRAFGSIRICKRGVEESFEVRVPSSEPSDFVYPDDRYLSNDEILQQLEVLEKRFNKQADIFARAQGKEVHFRKAKPYHGNISPDLKRDPLSFLVATIRPPRYTEERFAALEDLVRKVKQRRQGLDSSVTNQAKYAVTGRTS